A section of the Jannaschia sp. S6380 genome encodes:
- a CDS encoding TRAP transporter large permease encodes MSDGTLVTLISVGVTVLFMLGVPVFLVIGYWVIGMSFVLSLPLLNIGAALSDVFTDGFALLAMPLFILTGDLINRSGIARRLSDFAYACLGWIRGGLAMASLGACGLFAAISGSNSATTATIGSMLHPEMVKGGYDERFSAATAAAGGTVGIIIPPSIIFIVYGFLMNLPISDLFVAGIIPGALMVLAMMTAAFLLCWKNKWGIIIGLSASRVIKTAIGAWLGFFAIGLVLWGIYTGKFSPTEAAGVTVGFCVIVGFVCLPLYRLMGKREDRPVEDKSYGEMLLVQGFTPMELPSITMRSAQITGILAPLIAVSVVMQQILSVLGAQQVIGDFVTGMGGYYAVLFTAMAIVFVSGMVLESLPVTIILAPILAPIAHDIGVEPVQFAVIFLVGASIGFITPPYGLNLYVASGVTGVPYFRLLPYTVPYLVALLSVWIITALVPELSTLLLPER; translated from the coding sequence ATGAGCGACGGAACCCTCGTTACGCTGATCTCGGTCGGCGTCACCGTCCTCTTCATGCTGGGCGTCCCGGTCTTCCTGGTGATCGGCTACTGGGTCATCGGCATGTCCTTCGTGCTGTCGCTGCCGCTGCTGAACATCGGCGCAGCACTCTCGGACGTGTTCACCGACGGCTTCGCGCTCCTGGCGATGCCGCTCTTCATCCTGACGGGCGACCTGATCAACCGCTCGGGCATCGCGCGACGCCTGTCGGACTTCGCCTATGCCTGCCTCGGCTGGATCCGGGGCGGCCTGGCGATGGCCAGCCTCGGGGCCTGCGGCCTCTTCGCGGCGATCTCTGGCTCGAATTCGGCCACGACGGCCACCATCGGCTCGATGCTGCATCCAGAGATGGTCAAGGGCGGCTACGACGAACGCTTCTCGGCCGCGACGGCGGCGGCGGGCGGGACGGTGGGCATCATCATCCCGCCCTCCATCATTTTCATCGTCTACGGCTTCCTGATGAACCTGCCGATCAGCGACCTCTTCGTGGCCGGCATCATCCCCGGCGCCCTGATGGTTCTGGCGATGATGACCGCGGCGTTCCTGCTTTGCTGGAAGAACAAGTGGGGCATCATCATCGGGCTGTCGGCCAGCCGTGTCATCAAGACGGCAATCGGCGCCTGGCTCGGCTTCTTCGCCATCGGCCTCGTGCTCTGGGGCATCTACACTGGCAAGTTCTCTCCGACCGAGGCGGCGGGCGTGACGGTTGGCTTCTGCGTAATCGTGGGTTTCGTCTGCCTGCCCCTCTACCGCTTGATGGGCAAGCGCGAGGACCGCCCGGTCGAGGACAAGTCCTATGGCGAAATGCTGCTGGTCCAGGGCTTCACGCCGATGGAGTTGCCGTCGATCACCATGCGCTCGGCCCAGATCACGGGCATCCTCGCGCCGCTGATCGCCGTTTCGGTCGTCATGCAGCAGATCCTGTCGGTGCTGGGGGCGCAGCAGGTGATCGGCGATTTCGTCACCGGCATGGGGGGCTACTACGCCGTGCTGTTCACGGCGATGGCCATCGTCTTCGTCTCGGGCATGGTACTCGAAAGCCTGCCGGTCACAATCATCCTCGCGCCGATCCTGGCCCCCATCGCCCACGATATCGGGGTGGAGCCGGTGCAGTTCGCCGTCATCTTCCTGGTCGGCGCCTCGATCGGTTTCATCACGCCGCCCTACGGGTTGAACCTCTACGTCGCGTCCGGCGTGACGGGCGTTCCGTATTTCCGCCTTCTGCCCTACACGGTGCCCTACCTCGTGGCACTGCTGTCGGTCTGGATCATCACCGCGCTGGTGCCCGAGCTTTCGACGTTGCTGCTGCCGGAAAGATAG
- a CDS encoding SMP-30/gluconolactonase/LRE family protein, translated as MDWASSHDPRFDSFVLGNAPLKRLATGFDWVEGPVWFGDADCLLFSDIPNDRILRWSAETGISIYRKPSNFANGNTRDRQGRLITCEHRGRRVTRTEPDGTVTVIADAFDGKPLNSPNDVVVKSDGTIWFSDPHYGIAMDYEGARAEQENPCVVYRVDPATGDIRVVVDDLNCPNGLAFSPDERLLYVADTGRIFTDDRKHMRVYDVTDGGTANGRDFVELDAGFSDGFRLDEDGNVWSSAGDGVHCIAPDGTVLGRIHVPETVSNVCFGGRSRHVLFITATTSVYSIALNRRGARTV; from the coding sequence ATGGACTGGGCCAGCAGCCATGACCCACGCTTCGACAGTTTCGTGCTGGGCAACGCGCCGCTCAAGCGCCTCGCCACCGGGTTCGACTGGGTCGAGGGGCCGGTCTGGTTCGGGGACGCGGATTGCCTGCTGTTCTCGGACATTCCGAACGACCGGATCCTGCGCTGGTCGGCCGAGACGGGGATCAGCATCTATCGCAAGCCGTCGAACTTCGCCAACGGCAACACCCGCGACCGTCAGGGGCGGCTGATCACCTGCGAACATCGTGGCCGGCGCGTCACCCGGACCGAACCGGACGGGACCGTCACCGTCATCGCCGACGCGTTCGACGGCAAGCCGCTGAATTCGCCGAACGACGTGGTGGTGAAGTCCGACGGCACGATCTGGTTCAGCGATCCGCATTACGGGATCGCCATGGATTACGAGGGCGCGCGGGCGGAGCAGGAGAACCCCTGCGTCGTCTATCGCGTCGACCCGGCGACGGGGGACATCCGCGTCGTGGTGGACGACTTGAACTGCCCCAACGGGCTCGCGTTCTCGCCCGATGAGCGGTTGCTCTACGTCGCCGATACCGGGCGCATCTTCACGGACGACCGTAAGCACATGCGCGTCTATGACGTAACCGACGGGGGCACCGCGAACGGGCGCGATTTCGTCGAGCTCGATGCGGGGTTCAGCGACGGCTTCCGGCTGGACGAGGACGGCAATGTCTGGTCCTCGGCCGGTGACGGGGTCCATTGCATCGCGCCCGACGGGACGGTGCTGGGCCGTATCCACGTGCCCGAGACGGTGTCGAACGTCTGTTTCGGTGGACGGTCGCGGCATGTGCTGTTCATCACGGCGACGACCTCGGTCTATTCCATCGCGCTGAACCGGCGGGGCGCGCGGACCGTCTAG
- a CDS encoding Lrp/AsnC ligand binding domain-containing protein — translation MIARLDRMDHRLIRALHADARLSVAALAERIGLSPNATAERMRRLRRDGVITGYTVRLDHDALGLGLIAFVEIKLDRTDGEVFDAFAAAVQNVRGIEECHMVAGGFDYLLKTRHRDMDEYRAFLAEALAALPGVRETRTYVVMEEIRAGGALPV, via the coding sequence ATGATCGCACGACTGGACCGTATGGATCATCGGCTGATCCGCGCCCTGCATGCGGATGCGCGGCTTTCGGTCGCGGCGCTGGCCGAACGGATCGGCCTGTCGCCCAATGCCACGGCGGAGCGGATGCGACGCCTGCGGCGGGATGGGGTGATCACGGGCTACACGGTCCGGCTGGATCATGACGCCTTGGGACTGGGGTTGATCGCCTTCGTTGAGATCAAGTTGGACCGCACCGATGGCGAAGTGTTCGACGCCTTCGCCGCCGCCGTCCAGAACGTGCGCGGGATCGAGGAGTGCCACATGGTCGCCGGCGGGTTCGATTATCTGCTGAAGACGCGGCACCGTGACATGGACGAGTATCGCGCATTCCTGGCCGAGGCGTTGGCGGCGCTGCCCGGTGTGCGCGAGACGCGGACCTATGTGGTGATGGAGGAGATCCGCGCGGGCGGGGCCCTGCCGGTCTAG
- a CDS encoding IclR family transcriptional regulator, whose translation MKDDRTETIPTNLRLLLVLEAVAKAGEPVTPTEVNAGLGLPKPTIHRLFSTLLDEGFLQRDLDGRAYLPGPRMRGLAGGVLSSSRIHGARQAILKRLSATIGETCNIALPDGDAMTYLERVETEWPLRIQLPPGTRVPLYCTASGKLYLSTLGRRDLEAYLSATPLERRAPGTYTDRAALEDAIARIRVDGHATDRGEFMPDMIAVAVPIRDTNDRLLATLSFHAPTQRIDLERGLTFLPELHAAAAELAALVAA comes from the coding sequence ATGAAGGACGACCGGACGGAGACGATCCCGACCAACCTGCGCCTCCTTCTGGTGCTGGAGGCGGTGGCGAAGGCCGGCGAGCCGGTAACACCGACCGAGGTGAATGCAGGACTGGGCCTGCCCAAGCCGACCATCCACCGCCTGTTCTCCACGCTGCTCGACGAAGGGTTCCTGCAACGCGACCTCGACGGGCGCGCCTATCTGCCGGGCCCGCGGATGCGCGGCCTGGCCGGCGGCGTGCTGTCGTCGTCGCGCATCCACGGCGCGCGCCAGGCGATCCTGAAGCGCCTTTCGGCCACCATCGGCGAAACCTGCAACATCGCCCTGCCCGATGGCGACGCGATGACTTATCTCGAACGGGTCGAAACGGAATGGCCGCTGCGCATCCAGTTGCCGCCGGGCACGCGCGTGCCGCTCTACTGCACGGCATCGGGCAAGCTCTATCTGTCGACGCTGGGGCGACGCGACCTCGAGGCCTACCTGTCGGCCACGCCGCTGGAGCGCCGCGCGCCGGGCACATATACCGACCGCGCCGCGCTCGAGGACGCCATCGCGCGCATCCGGGTCGACGGGCATGCCACGGACCGGGGCGAGTTCATGCCCGACATGATCGCCGTCGCCGTACCGATACGGGACACCAACGACCGCTTGCTGGCGACGCTGTCCTTCCACGCCCCCACGCAGCGGATCGACCTGGAACGCGGCCTGACCTTCTTGCCGGAGTTGCACGCCGCGGCCGCCGAACTGGCGGCGCTGGTCGCGGCCTAG
- a CDS encoding GMC family oxidoreductase N-terminal domain-containing protein gives MTERIVDYVVVGGGSAGCVLANRLSADPANRVLLLEAGPRDWNPWIHVPVGYFKTMHNPAVDWCYRTEPDPGLNGRSIDWPRGRVLGGSSSLNGLLYVRGQAADYDRWRQMGNEGWGWHDVLPLFKRSERQERGADDFHGSDGPLWVSNMRLQRPICDAWVAAAQNAGYPFNPDYNGASQEGAAYFQLTTRKGRRCSSAVAFLNPARSRPNLEIITSAPATRLILEGRRCVGVAYRDRSGTERVVRAGREVIVSGGSINSPQLLMLSGIGEAAHLRELGIEVKADLPGVGRNLQDHLQARLVFKCNEPTLNDEVRSLLNQARIAVKYALFRAGPMTMAASLATGFFRTGEHVETPDIQFHVQPWSADSPGEGVHPFSAFTMSVCQLRPESRGEIRLASPDAAIYPKIIPRYLSTETDCRTLVEGVNIARRIARHAPLTDKISEEFRPSADLSIDDYEGTLDWARSNSVSIYHPTGTCKMGTGPGAVVDARLRVHGIAGLRVADCSIMPEIVSGNTNAPAIMIGEKASDLVLEDARVGA, from the coding sequence ATGACGGAACGGATCGTGGACTACGTCGTCGTCGGCGGCGGCTCGGCGGGGTGCGTGCTGGCCAACCGCCTGTCGGCCGACCCGGCGAACCGGGTCCTGCTGCTGGAGGCGGGACCCCGCGACTGGAACCCCTGGATCCATGTGCCGGTCGGCTATTTCAAGACGATGCACAATCCGGCCGTCGACTGGTGCTATCGCACGGAGCCCGATCCGGGGCTGAACGGGCGATCGATCGACTGGCCCCGGGGCCGGGTGCTGGGCGGGTCGTCGTCGCTCAACGGGCTGCTCTACGTGCGCGGACAGGCCGCCGACTACGACCGCTGGCGGCAGATGGGCAACGAGGGCTGGGGCTGGCACGACGTGCTGCCGCTGTTCAAGCGGTCCGAGCGGCAGGAGCGCGGGGCCGATGACTTCCACGGATCGGACGGACCGCTCTGGGTGTCGAACATGCGGCTGCAGCGGCCGATCTGCGACGCCTGGGTCGCGGCTGCGCAGAACGCGGGCTATCCGTTCAACCCCGACTACAACGGCGCCTCGCAGGAAGGGGCGGCCTATTTCCAACTGACGACGCGAAAGGGGCGGCGCTGCTCCTCGGCGGTGGCGTTCCTGAACCCGGCGCGGTCGCGCCCCAACCTCGAGATCATCACCAGCGCGCCGGCCACGCGCCTGATCCTGGAGGGGCGGCGCTGCGTCGGTGTCGCCTATCGCGACCGGTCCGGCACCGAGCGGGTTGTTCGCGCGGGACGCGAGGTCATCGTTTCGGGCGGGTCCATCAACTCGCCCCAGCTCCTGATGCTTTCGGGCATCGGCGAGGCCGCGCATCTGCGCGAGCTAGGGATCGAGGTGAAGGCCGATCTGCCCGGCGTGGGCAGGAACCTGCAGGACCACCTGCAGGCGCGGCTGGTCTTCAAATGCAACGAGCCGACCTTGAACGACGAGGTGCGCAGCCTGCTGAACCAGGCCCGCATCGCGGTGAAATACGCGCTGTTCCGCGCCGGGCCGATGACGATGGCGGCATCGCTGGCGACCGGGTTCTTCCGTACCGGCGAACATGTCGAGACGCCCGACATCCAGTTTCACGTCCAGCCCTGGTCGGCCGATTCACCGGGCGAGGGGGTGCACCCGTTCTCGGCCTTCACGATGTCGGTCTGCCAGCTGCGGCCCGAAAGCCGGGGCGAGATCCGGCTGGCTTCGCCGGATGCGGCGATCTATCCCAAGATCATCCCCCGCTATCTGAGCACCGAGACCGATTGCCGAACGCTTGTCGAGGGCGTCAACATCGCCCGTCGCATCGCCCGTCATGCCCCCCTGACCGACAAGATCTCCGAGGAGTTTCGGCCCAGCGCCGATCTGTCGATAGACGACTACGAGGGTACGCTGGACTGGGCGCGGTCGAACTCGGTCTCGATCTATCACCCGACGGGGACCTGCAAGATGGGCACCGGCCCGGGCGCCGTCGTCGACGCGCGGCTGCGGGTGCACGGGATCGCCGGGCTGCGGGTGGCGGACTGTTCCATCATGCCGGAGATCGTGTCGGGCAACACCAACGCCCCCGCGATCATGATCGGCGAGAAGGCGTCGGACCTGGTGCTGGAGGACGCGCGCGTCGGGGCGTGA
- a CDS encoding L-glutamate gamma-semialdehyde dehydrogenase produces the protein MSFAAPFAPADETIVPTLLPLAQVAPATRARAERLIRGIRGAQTRIGGLEDFLRDYDLSTREGLALMAMAEALLRVPDQATQDALIADKIGAGDWDGHEPSEAWLVSAATWGLGLSNRLLRPGDTVPGVLGGLTRRIGAPAVRTGVRQAMRFMGHQFVLGETIKDALKRARENEAKGALHSYDMLGEGAKTQADADRYAKSYADAIDAIGRAAGNRPLPLRPGISVKLSALHPRYEPRNRAAVLRELTPILTKLAKRAKSFDLNFTVDAEEQDRLELSLAVIEAAFADDDLRDWNGFGLAIQAYGKRAEAVIDWAGDLARRHGQTMMVRLVKGAYWDTEVKHAQVEGHPDYPVFTRKAVTDLNYLACARKMLALRPHLYPQFATHNALSIAKILEMEEGGHGTGNRHPGGFEFQRLHGMGEALYAAVAKETEAPCRIYAPVGGHRDLLAYLVRRLLENGASTSFVAMAGDKDVDIAAVLDMPDDLAQTPRHPRIPLPKALFGGRRNSDGVKIGSDRELSTLSRAMREAPEAPAVDPIAPGDVVGVMARAQAAYPAWSTTAPSTRAAALRRAADLLEMERPALMATLAREAGKTIDDGIAEIREAVDFLRYYADEAENLGQPRPLPGPTGESNEWRARGRGVFVTVAPWNFPLAIFLGQTAAALVVGNAVVAKPAPQTPRVAAQAVALLHRAGIPRDALILAPGGVEVGQALIDDPRVAGVAFTGSTATARSINRALAAKDGPIVPLIAETGGANAMIVDATALPEQVTRDVVASAFRSAGQRCSACRIAYLQEDVAERMLDMIEGAAATLTMGDPMDPATDVGPIIDDAALTRLRDYVGTWKVRWQGDAPEGRFLPPTIIELGPDEVLTEEVFGPVLHVKRWKAGNLDRVLDEIESTGFGLTFGLHSRIDATIAHVTARAPAGNVYVNRNQIGAIVGSQPFGGHGLSGTGPKAGGPLYLQRFVEEVVVSTDTTAAGGNATLIAMEAR, from the coding sequence ATGTCCTTCGCCGCCCCTTTCGCCCCCGCCGACGAGACCATCGTCCCGACCCTCCTGCCGCTGGCCCAGGTCGCGCCCGCGACCCGCGCCCGGGCCGAACGCCTGATCCGCGGCATCCGCGGCGCGCAGACCCGGATCGGCGGGCTGGAGGATTTCCTGCGCGACTACGACCTCTCCACCCGCGAGGGGCTTGCCCTGATGGCGATGGCCGAGGCGCTGCTGCGGGTGCCCGACCAGGCGACGCAGGACGCGCTGATCGCCGACAAGATCGGCGCCGGCGACTGGGACGGGCACGAGCCGTCGGAGGCCTGGCTCGTCTCGGCCGCGACCTGGGGCCTCGGGCTGTCGAACCGCCTGCTGCGCCCCGGCGACACGGTGCCGGGGGTTCTCGGCGGACTGACCCGCCGGATCGGGGCGCCCGCCGTCCGCACCGGCGTGCGTCAGGCGATGCGCTTCATGGGCCATCAGTTCGTGCTGGGCGAGACGATCAAGGACGCCCTGAAACGCGCCCGCGAGAACGAGGCGAAGGGCGCGCTCCACTCCTACGACATGCTGGGCGAAGGCGCGAAGACACAGGCCGATGCCGACCGTTACGCCAAGTCCTATGCCGACGCGATCGACGCCATCGGCCGCGCCGCCGGCAATCGACCCCTGCCGCTCCGGCCGGGCATCTCGGTCAAGCTCTCGGCCCTGCATCCCCGCTACGAGCCGCGCAATCGCGCCGCCGTCCTCCGCGAACTGACCCCGATCCTGACGAAGCTGGCCAAACGGGCGAAATCCTTCGACCTCAACTTCACCGTCGATGCCGAGGAACAGGACCGCCTCGAACTCTCCCTCGCCGTGATCGAGGCGGCCTTCGCCGACGATGACTTGCGCGACTGGAACGGCTTCGGGCTTGCGATCCAGGCCTATGGCAAGCGCGCCGAGGCGGTGATCGACTGGGCCGGCGACCTGGCCCGGCGTCACGGCCAGACGATGATGGTCCGGCTGGTCAAGGGCGCCTATTGGGACACCGAGGTGAAGCACGCGCAGGTGGAGGGGCATCCCGACTATCCCGTCTTCACCCGCAAGGCGGTGACCGACCTGAACTACCTCGCCTGCGCCCGCAAGATGCTGGCCCTGCGCCCGCATCTCTATCCGCAATTCGCCACGCACAACGCGCTCAGCATCGCGAAGATCCTGGAGATGGAGGAGGGCGGCCACGGCACCGGCAACCGCCATCCCGGGGGGTTCGAGTTCCAGCGCCTGCATGGCATGGGCGAGGCGCTCTATGCCGCCGTCGCGAAGGAAACCGAGGCCCCTTGCCGCATCTACGCGCCCGTTGGCGGCCATCGCGACCTTCTGGCCTACCTGGTGCGGCGTCTGCTGGAAAACGGCGCATCCACGTCTTTCGTCGCGATGGCCGGCGACAAGGATGTCGACATCGCCGCCGTCCTCGACATGCCGGACGACCTCGCCCAGACGCCGCGCCACCCGCGCATCCCGCTGCCGAAGGCGCTGTTCGGCGGACGGCGCAATTCAGACGGGGTGAAGATCGGATCGGACCGCGAATTGTCCACCCTCTCCCGCGCCATGCGCGAGGCGCCCGAGGCGCCGGCGGTTGACCCAATCGCGCCGGGCGACGTGGTCGGGGTCATGGCCCGCGCGCAGGCCGCCTATCCCGCCTGGTCGACCACCGCGCCCTCGACCCGTGCGGCCGCGCTGCGCCGCGCCGCCGACCTGCTAGAGATGGAACGCCCGGCCCTGATGGCCACCTTGGCGCGCGAGGCCGGCAAGACCATCGACGACGGCATCGCCGAGATCCGCGAGGCCGTCGATTTCCTCCGCTACTACGCCGACGAGGCCGAGAACCTGGGCCAGCCCCGACCCCTGCCCGGCCCCACCGGCGAGTCGAACGAATGGCGCGCGCGGGGCCGGGGCGTGTTCGTGACCGTCGCGCCGTGGAACTTCCCGCTCGCCATCTTCCTGGGCCAGACCGCCGCCGCGCTGGTCGTCGGCAACGCGGTCGTGGCCAAGCCCGCGCCGCAGACCCCGCGCGTCGCCGCGCAGGCCGTGGCGCTCCTGCACCGCGCCGGCATCCCGCGCGACGCCCTGATCCTGGCGCCCGGCGGGGTCGAGGTCGGGCAGGCGCTGATCGACGATCCCCGCGTCGCCGGCGTGGCCTTCACCGGTTCGACCGCGACGGCCCGGTCGATCAACCGGGCGCTTGCCGCCAAGGACGGCCCGATCGTGCCGCTGATCGCCGAGACGGGCGGGGCCAACGCGATGATCGTCGACGCCACCGCCCTGCCGGAACAGGTGACGCGCGATGTCGTCGCCTCGGCCTTCCGCTCCGCCGGGCAGCGCTGCTCGGCCTGCCGCATCGCCTATCTTCAGGAGGACGTGGCCGAACGGATGCTCGACATGATCGAGGGCGCCGCCGCCACGCTGACGATGGGCGATCCGATGGACCCGGCCACCGATGTCGGACCCATCATCGACGACGCCGCGCTGACCCGGCTGCGTGACTATGTCGGCACGTGGAAGGTCCGCTGGCAGGGCGACGCGCCGGAGGGACGGTTCCTGCCGCCGACGATCATCGAACTCGGTCCCGACGAAGTCCTGACCGAGGAAGTGTTCGGCCCGGTCCTGCACGTGAAGCGCTGGAAGGCGGGCAATCTCGACCGCGTGCTGGACGAGATCGAGTCGACCGGCTTCGGCCTGACCTTCGGCCTGCATTCCCGCATCGACGCGACCATCGCCCATGTCACCGCCCGCGCGCCCGCCGGCAACGTCTATGTAAACCGCAACCAGATCGGCGCCATCGTCGGCAGCCAACCCTTCGGCGGTCACGGCCTGTCGGGCACCGGCCCCAAGGCCGGCGGCCCGCTCTACCTGCAACGTTTCGTCGAGGAGGTCGTGGTCTCCACCGACACGACCGCGGCGGGCGGCAACGCCACGCTGATCGCGATGGAGGCGCGCTAG
- a CDS encoding TRAP transporter small permease subunit, whose amino-acid sequence MEIFGGIGAIIAALFDNDAWMLGDAIRQNASAAWLLGLIITTLGGLGVMALYRAVPLLERHLEPAVMVTAYLAIGYIIFAGVIERFLLDGQEPWSTTIPPFLFLIMTWVGCSYNVKLRTHLAFAEFRTAMPPAGQIACLILDAILWLGFAWIVIVTTTQEVIAAAANFRIMLGTDNVMQWWFLIAVPIAFILLSGRVFENLFRDLGNYRRGDTLIEQAVIGGDT is encoded by the coding sequence ATGGAGATCTTCGGCGGCATCGGGGCGATCATCGCCGCCCTGTTCGACAACGACGCCTGGATGCTGGGCGACGCGATCCGGCAGAACGCCTCCGCGGCCTGGCTTCTGGGATTGATCATCACGACCCTGGGCGGCCTCGGCGTCATGGCCCTCTACCGCGCCGTCCCCCTGTTGGAGCGCCACCTGGAACCGGCGGTCATGGTCACCGCCTATCTGGCGATCGGCTACATCATCTTCGCCGGCGTGATCGAACGCTTCCTGCTCGACGGGCAGGAGCCGTGGTCGACGACCATCCCGCCCTTCCTGTTCCTGATCATGACCTGGGTCGGATGCAGCTATAACGTCAAGCTGCGCACCCACCTGGCCTTCGCCGAATTCCGCACCGCCATGCCGCCGGCGGGGCAGATCGCCTGCCTGATCCTCGACGCGATCCTCTGGCTCGGCTTCGCCTGGATCGTCATCGTCACGACGACGCAGGAGGTGATCGCCGCCGCGGCGAACTTCCGCATCATGCTGGGCACCGACAACGTCATGCAGTGGTGGTTCCTGATCGCCGTGCCGATCGCCTTCATCCTGCTCTCGGGGCGGGTGTTCGAGAACCTGTTCCGCGACCTCGGCAACTATCGCCGCGGCGACACCCTGATCGAGCAGGCCGTGATCGGAGGCGACACATGA
- a CDS encoding TRAP transporter substrate-binding protein: MKASKALSGISRRDLFKLSGQYGMSSVVLGASTFAGVATLPELVRAAESSYEKRFAKEPKHTFKLGAAGFNARNLLIERAGVLEFARDLESRTDGEVRVEFIGDNQICGQPNCVEKAQSGIIDMYSASTQNSAGGAPYLNVLDYAYMFPSRASQYHFFYSPESQEVLRDPFEKRHGLKFLFTHAELRGIQTGQSFADKPTVTKLEELFGTKNRVTGTQLGRIAMELLNLNPVPIAWEETLDGLKQGLIDGAETWASAVAYANMAPVVSQSVDLRFFCGTEHTAMSASAFDSLSGELQDAVLESAYLAQVHVQAANEAALVKTVGFSDPVLPGTIFAENDVRPAFLADDQIKMAEEMCSPEFNPEPWAAWRERLNGWSGGLDTYQMIYDVARQIPADTLAENVEPRRWWKA, from the coding sequence ATGAAAGCGTCCAAAGCCCTGAGCGGGATCTCCCGCCGGGATCTGTTCAAACTGTCCGGTCAGTACGGCATGTCGTCAGTCGTGTTGGGAGCCTCGACCTTCGCCGGTGTTGCAACGCTGCCCGAGCTAGTCCGCGCCGCCGAGTCCAGCTACGAGAAGCGTTTCGCCAAGGAGCCCAAGCACACGTTCAAGCTGGGCGCGGCCGGGTTCAACGCCCGCAACCTGCTGATCGAGCGTGCCGGCGTGCTGGAGTTCGCCCGTGATCTCGAAAGCCGCACGGACGGGGAGGTCCGGGTGGAATTTATCGGCGACAACCAGATCTGCGGCCAACCCAACTGCGTCGAGAAGGCCCAGTCCGGCATCATCGACATGTATTCCGCCTCGACCCAGAACTCGGCCGGCGGCGCGCCTTACCTGAACGTGCTGGACTACGCCTACATGTTCCCCAGCCGCGCCTCGCAGTACCATTTCTTCTACAGCCCCGAATCCCAGGAGGTCCTGCGCGACCCGTTCGAGAAGCGGCACGGCCTGAAGTTCCTGTTCACCCATGCCGAACTGCGCGGTATCCAGACCGGGCAATCGTTCGCCGACAAGCCCACCGTCACCAAGCTGGAAGAGTTGTTCGGCACCAAGAACCGCGTCACCGGCACGCAGCTTGGCCGGATCGCAATGGAGCTTCTGAACCTCAATCCGGTTCCGATCGCCTGGGAGGAGACGCTGGACGGCCTCAAGCAGGGCCTGATCGACGGCGCCGAGACCTGGGCTTCGGCCGTGGCCTACGCCAACATGGCCCCCGTGGTCAGCCAGTCCGTCGACCTCAGGTTCTTCTGCGGCACCGAGCATACGGCGATGTCGGCCTCGGCCTTCGATTCGCTCTCGGGCGAGCTGCAGGACGCGGTGCTCGAGTCGGCCTATCTGGCGCAGGTCCACGTGCAGGCCGCCAACGAGGCCGCGCTGGTCAAGACCGTGGGTTTCAGCGATCCGGTCCTGCCCGGCACGATCTTCGCCGAGAACGACGTCCGCCCGGCCTTCCTGGCCGACGACCAGATCAAGATGGCCGAGGAGATGTGCTCGCCCGAGTTCAACCCCGAGCCCTGGGCCGCCTGGCGCGAGCGTCTGAACGGCTGGTCGGGCGGTCTCGATACCTACCAGATGATCTACGACGTCGCGCGCCAGATCCCGGCCGATACCCTGGCCGAAAACGTCGAGCCGCGCCGCTGGTGGAAAGCCTGA